Proteins encoded together in one Olsenella timonensis window:
- a CDS encoding spermidine synthase, with protein MALGRGTRAAAALVVGVAAAAGRWLWRARPHVERTMGGLALVYTTRDDSGTPVRVLRTGGVYQSATYLGPRGMEPVFAYYRSLGRLFELRPDARRVLAIGGGGFAFPKLVVAEHPGVRTDVVEIDPAVVRIARRWFYLDEAISRARAAGGELNVICDDGRAFLEGPVGPYDAVVLDAFVGAEPVRSLATVEALRLVRRALAPDGVCLMNVVSCDGGADVGFLRAEVATALAVFPNVRVALAVDDVHAAEDNYLLVASAGPLDLPDAIPFDASFPTSVLLDI; from the coding sequence ATGGCGCTCGGGAGAGGAACGCGCGCCGCCGCGGCGCTCGTCGTCGGCGTTGCCGCGGCTGCGGGGCGGTGGCTGTGGCGGGCGCGGCCGCACGTCGAGCGGACCATGGGCGGCCTCGCCCTCGTCTACACCACGCGCGACGACTCCGGCACGCCCGTCCGCGTCCTGCGCACGGGAGGCGTCTACCAGTCGGCCACCTATCTCGGCCCACGCGGGATGGAACCCGTCTTTGCTTACTACCGCTCCCTCGGCAGACTCTTCGAGCTGCGTCCGGACGCCCGTCGCGTGCTCGCGATCGGCGGCGGGGGGTTCGCGTTCCCCAAGCTCGTCGTCGCTGAGCACCCGGGCGTGCGGACAGACGTCGTCGAGATCGACCCTGCCGTCGTCCGAATCGCCCGCCGCTGGTTCTATCTGGACGAGGCGATCTCCCGGGCGCGCGCGGCCGGCGGCGAGCTCAACGTCATCTGCGACGACGGGCGCGCCTTCCTGGAGGGCCCGGTCGGCCCCTACGACGCGGTGGTCCTCGACGCCTTCGTCGGCGCCGAGCCCGTGCGCTCCCTCGCCACGGTCGAGGCCCTCCGCCTCGTGCGGCGCGCCCTCGCGCCCGACGGCGTCTGTCTCATGAACGTCGTCTCGTGTGACGGAGGGGCGGACGTGGGCTTCCTGCGCGCCGAGGTCGCGACGGCCCTCGCCGTCTTTCCCAACGTCAGGGTCGCCCTCGCCGTCGACGACGTGCACGCCGCCGAGGACAACTACCTGCTCGTCGCCTCGGCTGGCCCCCTCGACCTCCCTGACGCCATCCCGTTCGACGCGAGCTTCCCCACGAGCGTCCTACTCGACATCTAA